GTGGTGGCCGGTGGCGCCGGTTCCGGTGTTGGTGAACTGCTCAATGCCGAAGGCGTGCTGCGCCCGATCCTGCACCTGGGCCTGCCCGACAGCTACCAGCACCACGCCAGCCGCGAGGACCTGCTGGCCGAAGCCGGCATCGACGCCGCGGGCATCCGTGCAGCGGTGCTCAAGCGCTGGCCGCAGCTGGCCGCAGGCACCCCACCGCTGAGCGCCGCGAGCTGAGGCCGATCACTACCCCGAGGATCCACGCATGGCGTGGATCTACTGCGGAACAAGGGTCGATCCACGCCACGCGTGGATAGTGGGCTCCGGAAACAGGATCCGACCGGGAGCCCCAGCCCTCAGCCGTAGCTGACCGCCTCCACGAAGGCACCACTGGCCTCCACGCGCACGGCAGCGCGCTGCCCGGTATCGACAAAATGCAATCGCGCCAGCGTTTCAGCGAAATCGAAGGCGCGGGCACCGTCGCGGAAATCGATCGGCTCCGGCCGGTCCGGATGCAGCACGCGCCATTGGCGCTGTTCGCATTGCAGGCGGATCAACATGCGGCTCACTCCTTGAGACGGCGTATCGACGGTGGGCGGGATTCACGTGCCGGATACGGCACCAACTGTCGCAACAGATCAGGAGCACACGGTGGTGTCCCCGATCGCAGAAGATACGGCGTTCAAAATGTGAGCTGTATCAGATTTTTCTGATTTTCGAGGACTGCGCTCAGTTCACCTGGAACTGCGCACGGCAGCCATCGCTGACCCAGATGCCACGACGGTCCCAGCCCCACGTCTGCCCCTCGATGCAGGCACTGCGTGAATCCTGGCGAACCAGGCGCACGCCACGGCGGATGCGGGCGTCGCAGTATTCCTGGCGGTGGCCATTGGAATGGCAGGTGATCACCTCACCACCGCCCCAGCCATTGCCGTTGCCCCAGCCGCCACCATTGCCCCAGCCGCCGCCACGACGGTATTCACCCACGAACTCGGCACGGCACCCCTGGGTTACCCAGACGCCGTAACGGGACTGGCCCCAGGTCTCACCTTCCACGCAGGGCGAACCGGACAGCTGGCGGATCATCCGCGCCCTCCCCTCCAGGCGGCACTCGGTGCTGCGGTTCTTGATCGATTCGCAGCGTACGATGCCGCTGCCTTCACGGCCGCCATAGCGGTCATCGTCATAGCCGTAACCGTAGCTCTGTGCCTGAGCGCCGGCGGCGGCTGCCAGCATTGGCAGCAGGGTGCAGGCCGCAGTGCGCCAGGTGAGTGCCTTGCCCATCGAGATCTCCAGATGAATACGATGGCGCAAGCATCCGGGATTCGTGGCGCGGCGCACAGGGGGTCATCTCACCACGGTTTTTCCCCATTCAAACAACTCAACCGCGGCTGACTGCGCCGCTGAGAGGCTTCAGCTGCCGACGTGCAGCGCATCCACCGAGCTGCCCAGCGCCTCGACCCGCACCGTGCTGTGCTGGCCGGTACGACGGTGATGCTCCAGGGCAAGTGCTGCGGCGGCATCGAACGCATCGGCGCCCCGCGCATAGCTGCTGGCCTCACCGGCGCGCGGATCCAGCACGGACCAGTGCCGTGTATTGCATTGAACAGTGATGACCATGGAAAGCTCCTGCAGGACGGGAAGATGTACCGGCAGCGGCCCCCTCCTGCAGCCGGTACATCATCAGGCTAGCGAGCGCCTGCGCTGGGGCCTATCAGACTTGTACGAAAATGCCGCGCCGTTGGGTCGGATTGCCAGGCCCTCACAACCCTGAGCCGGTTTAACGAATTTATTTTCGTGATCCTTGTCACGGAGTCAGCGGAGCTTCACACTATCGTCACCAACAGGGGCCCCTTCCACATGCGCACCTTCTTCTCACAGCAGCGCGGTACGCTGCTGAAGTTCTATTTCGTGGCCAGCTACCTTGTGCTGATCGAGGAACTGATCCGCGCTGCCGTGCATTGAGTGCTTGATGCCGGATTGAGCACGGCGGACACTGTTGCTTTAGGCACGGAGCCCGCCCGATGAAAGCGCTTTTTCTGATTCCAGCCCTGCTGGTCCTGGTCGCCTGCGCGAGCCAGGATCAGGCAGCCGCCCGCGCCGATGCCGCAGCCGCCTCGCCTGCCACGCCGGTCGTCGGCGGTGATCGCGATGCCCATGGCTGCATCGGTTCGGCCGGCTACCAGTGGTGCGAACACAGTCAACGCTGCGAACGCCCGTGGGAACTGGCGAAGGCACGGGGCCTGCCCAACACCGCCGAAGCCATCGACAACTACTGCGCGAAGCCGGTCAGCCCGGCCAGCAAGTGATCGGCGCGCGTCATGGCTGAGTTGAGCCCGCTGCCCACCCTCGCCCCCGGCCGCTACCGCCACTTCAAGGGGGGCGAGTACGAAGTGATCGACATCGTGCGCAGCAGTGAAACCCTGCAGCCGATGGTGCTCTATCGCGCCCTCTATGGCGAAGGCGGCCTCTGGGTCCGTCCGTATCCCATGTTCGTCGAACAGGTTCCAGGCGAACACGGCCCGCAACCGCGTTTCGCCCGTATCGGCGATTGAGTCCAGGCTGCCGGCCTCGTGCCGGCAGCGGCAGCGGCAGCGGCAGCGAAGCGCGAGGCCTGCGCTACAATCGTACCGTCCAGTCGGTTTCTTCCTGCCATGTCCGAATCCCCCTCCCGCTCGCGCCGCAAGGCGCCCGACCGCGTGCGCCACTCGCTGCTGCAGGCCACCATCGAAGTGATCGGCCAACACGGCCTGGCCGCGTTGACCGTACAGGACGTCGCGCAGGTGGCCGGGGTCAGCAAGGGCGCGCTGTTCCATCACTTCAGCAGCAAGCAGGCCCTGGTCGACGAGGCCATCGGCGCACTGATCGGCGAGTTCGAAGCGCGGGTCCGCGCACTGCTGCTGGAGAATCCGCCCGGACACGGCAGTTTCAGCCGGGCCTACGTGCAGGCCAACTTCGAACACCTGCTGCAGCAGGAACAGGAGAACGACATCGGCCTGACCCTGGGCAACCTGATGGAACCAGGCCTGCTTGCGCACTGGCGCAACTGGAAGCGCGCGATGCTGGCCGAATTCCCCGACGAAGCCGGCGATCCGCGGTTGTACGCCGCGCGTTGCGCCGCCGATGGCTACTGGGCCACCGCCTACGGGCGCCCGCTGGACGAAGTCGAGCGCCTCAATGCGGTGGCCATGGCCGAGCAGGCGCTGAAGCTGTGCGATCCGCAGTGAACCGGAGTCGATGATGAACCCCTACGCCTATCTCGCTGCCGCCATCGTGCTGGAAGTGATCGCCACCTCCCTGCTGAAGGCATCGGACGGCATGAGCCGGCTGGCCCCGACGCTGGGCGCCCTGGTCGGTTACGGGCTGTGCTTCTACCTGCTGTCGATGACCATGAAGTCTGTGCCGACCGGCATCGCCTATGCGATCTGGTCCGGCGTCGGCATCGTGCTGATCTCGTTGATCGGGCTGGTGGTGTTCAAGCAGCGCCTGGATGGGCCAGCGCTGATCGGGATCGGCCTGATCTGCGCCGGCGTGCTGGTGATCAACCTGTTCTCGCGCAGCAGCGCCCACTAAGCACGCTGCTGCGCGATCAACGCTAGCTGACCTTCTTCGCTACCGTCATGCCGAGCAGGAACAGCACCACGGCAATGATGATGCCGGCCCAGAACAGGAACTTGGCGATGCCGACTGCGGCACCGGCAATGCCACCGAAGCCGAGCACGCCTGCGATGACGCCGATGATGGCGAAGATGATGGCCCACTTGATCATGTCGATCCTTTCCCCGCAGGGATTCCAAACTGGAGGATCAACTTAGGCTGCGGCCGATGCCGCAGTCGTGAACAGGCCGCGTGCACGGCGTGAATCAGCGCGGGCGGAAACGCAGCAGCGCCACCGCGAAGGCCAGGAACACGCTTCCCACCAGGCGCTCGAACCAGCGCCGCGCGAACGGCTTGGCCAGCCAGCGACGCAGGCCGTGGCCGCCCGCCGCATACATCACGTACCAGAACAGTTCGCAGGCCGCAAAGGTCGCGACAAGCACGCTGTACTGCAGCGCCTGGCCACGCGCGGGATCGACGAACTGCGGCAGGAACGCGGCGGCAAACAGCAACAGCTTGGGATTGCTCAGGCCGACCAGCAGGCCGCCACGGAACACCGTCCAGGCCCCGAGCACCGGCGCCATCGGCAGTGCGGCATCCACCGTCACCGGTGGCGCGGGACGGCAGCTGTCGCGCCATGCCTTCAGGCCCAGCCAGGCCAGGTAGGCCACACCCAGATAGCGCAGCACTTCGAACAGCATCGGCGAGGAATGCAGCAGCGCGCTCAGACCCGCAGCGGACGCGGCCAGCACCAGCAGCATCGCCAGCAGGCATCCCGCCATCGCCGGAACGCTGCCGCGGAAGCCCAGCCCGACGCTGCGCCCCAGGATGTGCAGCATGTTCGGCCCCGGCGTGCCGCACAGGACAAAGACCGTGGCCAGGAACCACCACCAGGTATGCAGGGCCATCGACATCCACCTCGGAAGACCGCACCAGCATAGGCCGTAGGCACGCCGCGCGGCACATACAGCACGGCATGGATGTGGAGGTTGCAGATGGCACGCACCGCACGCCCGTGCCCATCTGTGCTGCAATGGCCGCCTCTTCCCTGGAGCAGCGCATGAAGACTCTTGGCCTGATCGGCGGCATGAGTTGGGAAAGTTCGGCGCAGTACTACCGGCTCATCAACGAGGAGGTGCGGCGGCGCCTCGGTGGCGCGCACTCCGCGCAGCTGCTGCTGTGGTCGGTGGATTTCGCCGGCATCAAGCAACTGCAGCACGACGGCGACTGGGACACCTTGGGCGATCACATGGTCGATGGCGCACGGCGCCTGCAGGCAGGTGGCGCCGACCTGCTGCTGATCTGCACCAACACCATGCACAAACTGACCGATCGTATCGAGACGGCCTGTGCACCGCCGCTGCTGCACATCGCCGATCCGACCGCGACCGCGATCCTGCAGGCAGGTGCCCGCAAGGTGGGCCTGCTCGGTACCGCCTTCACCATGGAGCAAGACTTCTATCGAGGCCGCCTGCAGGAACGCTTCGGCCTGGAGGTACTGGTGCCCGATGCCGATGACCGCCGCAACGTGCACGACATCATCTACCAGGAGCTGATTGCCGGCGTAATCAGCGCGCGCGCGCGGCAGGTCTACGCCGGCGTGATCGCGCGCCTGGTCGAGCGCGGTGCTGAAGCGATCATCCTGGGCTGTACCGAGATCATGCTGCTGGTACGGCCGGAAGACAGCGCAGTACCGCTGTTCGACACGACCACCCTGCATGCGCTGGCTGCGGTGGATGCGGCACTCGGCTGACGCGACGCGGAATCAGTCTGCGCCGCGGATTTCCAGCGCGGTGATCAGCCAGTCGACCACGGCCTGCGAATCGCACAGGAAGAACACGCCATCTCCCGTGCGTGCTTCGGTCAGCAGGCGATAGACGGTGATCGCCACCGCCGACTGGTTGGCAATGAATACTTCCGGGCTGCGCGGCCCCTCGCTGTGCCCGGCCACGGTCTGCAACGCCTTGCGCGCAGCCACCGTGGCGGCCGGGTCCGCGCTGCGGGTCAACTCCGGCCCGCGCAGCCCCCAGGCAACAAACACATGCTTGCCCTTGAACGTGGTGTCCAGGACCTGCACCTCGGCGGCGCCTGTGCCCGCCGAGCGATGAATGACGATACTGCTGATCAACGCAACCCCCTGTGGTCGTCGTGGTCCGCGCATCGTCCTCCACAGGCCTGCCGCGCGCCAGTGACGGCCGCCACGGACCGCGCCGACAGGCGTGGAAGACATGTAAGGAGGTGTAACCCGATGCGATCGGATGTGCAGCGATGATACGGGATGTAAGCCTCTGCATGGACCCGCGCGCACTACTAAATCCCCACTGAGCCACGTCGGGAACGAAGCGTTCCAATGGTCCCGGGCTGGGTCATTCTTGCCGCCCGCTCCCTCAACGAGGCCTCCATGACCCATCGCCTGCTGCCGCCCATTGGCGGCATCTCCTTCGCCATGCTGCTTGCTGCCACCACCGTGGCCGCCCAGGATTACGACGCAGCGCACATCCCCGCACTTCGCTGCGAATCGCAGTTCAACAAGACCGAGCAATGCCCGATCGAGGGTCCGATGCGCCTGGCCAGGCAGTTGTCGGTCACCCGCTGCGTGGAGAACCAGAACTGGGGCCAGAGCCGTCGCATGCTGTGGGTGACCGATGGCTGCCGTGCCGAGTTCGTCGCCGACGAGGACGGCCGCTGGCCGGGACGTGGCCGTGGTCGTGGCCGGGATCGCGACGACGAGGGCGAACGCCTGGTCTGCGAATCCTACGAAAAGAAGGACAAGGAATGCCGCATCCGCGTGCGACATGAGGTGCGCATGGTCAAGCAGAAATCGGTGACGGCCTGCATCGAGGACCGCAACTGGGGCTGGGACCGCCGCGGCGTCTGGGTCAGCGACGGCTGCAGGGCCGAGTTCCGCGTGTATTGAATGCCGGCCACGCGCTGGCTGCAGCGTGTGGGCGTGCGTGCGCGGCAGAGCCGATAGACTATGGCCTGCATGGCAGGGAGTGCGACATGGAACGATGGTATCTGGCGACGCTGCTGGCGTTGATCCTGCATCAGATCGACGCTGCATTCTGGCAGGAATGGGCAATGTTCCATGTGCCCGGTGGCATTCAGGGCTTCCTGCTGTTCAACCTGTTCGCGGTCGGCCTCGTGCTCCGGGGCTATCGCCAGACCCTGCTGGGCACATCGACGGCGCGCGGCTATGCGCTGGTTTGTGGCGCGCTCGGCATTGGCACGGCGCTGATCCATCGGGCCTTTGCCCTGCTCGGTCGCAATGAATTCCACCTGCCGCTGTCGATCGCCGTCCTGCTCGCCTGCTTTGTGTCGGGCGGCGGCCTGATACTGCAGCTGCGCCCGCGATGACCCCGGCGCCCTCTTCCCCGCACCTGCGCGACGGCATTCCGCGGGACGATGATGCCTTGATCGCTCGACAGCGTGGCAGCCTCTGATCCACGGCGAATCATGCAGATTGGCGACCGGCGGGCACGCGGCGGCGTGCAGGTCGCCAAGCAGAACGGCAAGGCCGCCGGCTACCTGGTCATCCATCACCACTTCTTCGGCGCAGCCTTCATCGAAATGCTGAGGGTGGCGGAAGACTGATCAGCAACTGCAGAACGCACAAAAAAGCCCACGCATTGCTGCGCAGGCCTCTTGATTCATCACAGTGGTCGGGACGGCCGGATTCGAACCGACGACCCTCTGCCCCCCAGGCAGATGCGCTACCAGGCTGCGCTACGCCCCGACTGATGCTGCGATGTGCCCGCCAGTGCGGCGGGCCGTGAAGTATAGCGGATTATGATGGAAATGGGATCAGCGGCGCAGCAACTGCAGCACTTCTTCCAGCTCCATGCGCACCTGCTTGATGATCTGGTTGCTCAACGCGGATTCCTCGCGCGCATCCGGACCATCCAGACGCAGGCGTGCACCACCGATGGTGTAGCCCTGTTCGTACAGCAGGCTGCGGATCTGCCGCACCATCAGCACGTCATGGCGCTGGTAGTAGCGACGGTTGCCTCGGCGCTTGGCCGGCTCAAGGCTGGGAAACTCGGTTTCCCAGTACCGCAGGACGTGCGGCTTGACGTCGCACAGCTCGCTGACTTCACCGATGGTGAAGTAGCGCTTGGCCGGGATCGGCGGTAGTTCGCGGTTACTGCCCGGATCCAGCATAAGCTTCCACCCTCTCCTTGAGCTTCTGGCCCGGACGGAAGGTGACCACCGTACGGGCGGAAATCGGAATTTCCTCGCCGGTCTTGGGGTTGCGACCCGGGCGCTGGTTCTTGCGCCGCAGATCGAAATTACCGAAGCCCGACAGCTTCACCTGACGTCCCTGTTCCAATGCTTCACGCAGCACATCGAAAAACGCGTCGACGAATTCCTTGGCTTCCCGCTTGTTCAGACCGACTTCGTCGAACAGCTTTTCCGCCATCTCCGCCTTGGTCAATGCCATTGCCTGCTACCCCCGAGTGCTGCCCGCTCAGCCGCGGATCCGGGCGTGATGTTCACGCTCGATGGCAGTGACCGCCTCGGCCACCACCGCATCCACGTCGCGGTCCGTCAGAGTGCGCGACTTGTCCTGCAAAATCAAGCCCATAGCGAGACTCTTGAATCCCGGCTCGACGCCCTGGCCGACGTAGCGGTCGAACAGGTTCAGGTCGCGCAGCAGCGGGCCGGCGGCCTGGCGGACGGTGGCCGCCAGATCGGCCCAGGCCACCTGTTCAGGCACCAGGAAGGCCAGGTCGCGGCGCACCGCCGGGAAGCGCGACAACTCGCCGGCACGCGGCAGGCGGCGGGCGGTCAGCGGCTCCAGGTCCAGTTCGAAGGCGTAGACATCGGCTTCGATGTCCATCGCCCTGGCCAGGCGCGGGTGGACCTGGCCGATCCAGCCAATGGCCACGCCATCGCGGAATACTTCAGCCGAACGCGCCGGGTGGCCGTAGGCGCGGGCCGACGGGCGGAACTCCAGCTGCGCGCCACTGGCAGCGGCCAGCGATTCCAGGTCGCCCTTCAGGTCATGGAAATCGACCTTGCGGGTTGGCAGGCCCCACTGCACGGCCTGCGCATCACCACAGACCGCAGCGGCCACGCGCGGGGTTTCCAGCGGCGCCGGCTGGCCATCTCCGGCCTGCTGGGCAAACACGCGGCCGAGTTCGAA
This genomic interval from Stenotrophomonas sp. 57 contains the following:
- a CDS encoding DUF3011 domain-containing protein, coding for MGKALTWRTAACTLLPMLAAAAGAQAQSYGYGYDDDRYGGREGSGIVRCESIKNRSTECRLEGRARMIRQLSGSPCVEGETWGQSRYGVWVTQGCRAEFVGEYRRGGGWGNGGGWGNGNGWGGGEVITCHSNGHRQEYCDARIRRGVRLVRQDSRSACIEGQTWGWDRRGIWVSDGCRAQFQVN
- a CDS encoding DUF1653 domain-containing protein produces the protein MAELSPLPTLAPGRYRHFKGGEYEVIDIVRSSETLQPMVLYRALYGEGGLWVRPYPMFVEQVPGEHGPQPRFARIGD
- a CDS encoding TetR/AcrR family transcriptional regulator gives rise to the protein MSESPSRSRRKAPDRVRHSLLQATIEVIGQHGLAALTVQDVAQVAGVSKGALFHHFSSKQALVDEAIGALIGEFEARVRALLLENPPGHGSFSRAYVQANFEHLLQQEQENDIGLTLGNLMEPGLLAHWRNWKRAMLAEFPDEAGDPRLYAARCAADGYWATAYGRPLDEVERLNAVAMAEQALKLCDPQ
- a CDS encoding SMR family transporter, which encodes MNPYAYLAAAIVLEVIATSLLKASDGMSRLAPTLGALVGYGLCFYLLSMTMKSVPTGIAYAIWSGVGIVLISLIGLVVFKQRLDGPALIGIGLICAGVLVINLFSRSSAH
- a CDS encoding DUF1328 domain-containing protein — its product is MIKWAIIFAIIGVIAGVLGFGGIAGAAVGIAKFLFWAGIIIAVVLFLLGMTVAKKVS
- a CDS encoding LysE family translocator; the protein is MALHTWWWFLATVFVLCGTPGPNMLHILGRSVGLGFRGSVPAMAGCLLAMLLVLAASAAGLSALLHSSPMLFEVLRYLGVAYLAWLGLKAWRDSCRPAPPVTVDAALPMAPVLGAWTVFRGGLLVGLSNPKLLLFAAAFLPQFVDPARGQALQYSVLVATFAACELFWYVMYAAGGHGLRRWLAKPFARRWFERLVGSVFLAFAVALLRFRPR
- a CDS encoding aspartate/glutamate racemase family protein, yielding MKTLGLIGGMSWESSAQYYRLINEEVRRRLGGAHSAQLLLWSVDFAGIKQLQHDGDWDTLGDHMVDGARRLQAGGADLLLICTNTMHKLTDRIETACAPPLLHIADPTATAILQAGARKVGLLGTAFTMEQDFYRGRLQERFGLEVLVPDADDRRNVHDIIYQELIAGVISARARQVYAGVIARLVERGAEAIILGCTEIMLLVRPEDSAVPLFDTTTLHALAAVDAALG
- a CDS encoding DUF3011 domain-containing protein, which produces MTHRLLPPIGGISFAMLLAATTVAAQDYDAAHIPALRCESQFNKTEQCPIEGPMRLARQLSVTRCVENQNWGQSRRMLWVTDGCRAEFVADEDGRWPGRGRGRGRDRDDEGERLVCESYEKKDKECRIRVRHEVRMVKQKSVTACIEDRNWGWDRRGVWVSDGCRAEFRVY
- a CDS encoding DUF6713 family protein, encoding MERWYLATLLALILHQIDAAFWQEWAMFHVPGGIQGFLLFNLFAVGLVLRGYRQTLLGTSTARGYALVCGALGIGTALIHRAFALLGRNEFHLPLSIAVLLACFVSGGGLILQLRPR
- a CDS encoding MerR family transcriptional regulator, whose translation is MLDPGSNRELPPIPAKRYFTIGEVSELCDVKPHVLRYWETEFPSLEPAKRRGNRRYYQRHDVLMVRQIRSLLYEQGYTIGGARLRLDGPDAREESALSNQIIKQVRMELEEVLQLLRR
- a CDS encoding integration host factor subunit alpha, giving the protein MALTKAEMAEKLFDEVGLNKREAKEFVDAFFDVLREALEQGRQVKLSGFGNFDLRRKNQRPGRNPKTGEEIPISARTVVTFRPGQKLKERVEAYAGSGQ